From Verrucomicrobiia bacterium, one genomic window encodes:
- a CDS encoding DUF433 domain-containing protein codes for MERITINPAQCGGRPCVRGMRIRVVDVLDLLANGLSAAQVVEELPDLELEDVQACL; via the coding sequence ATGGAACGGATTACCATTAATCCTGCACAATGCGGCGGACGGCCATGTGTTCGCGGCATGCGTATCCGTGTGGTGGACGTGCTCGACCTGCTGGCGAATGGTTTAAGTGCAGCGCAAGTAGTGGAGGAATTGCCCGATCTGGAATTGGAAGACGTGCAGGCTTGTCTCTAA
- a CDS encoding DUF5615 family PIN-like protein: MIWVDAQLSPALAPWIQPELGEPAKSLRDVGLRDAEDSEIFSAAREANAIVLSKDSDFVELVERYGPPPSVIWLTCGNTSNAAMKIILRHSLERFK, from the coding sequence ATGATCTGGGTGGATGCGCAATTGTCCCCGGCACTGGCCCCATGGATTCAACCCGAACTGGGCGAACCTGCCAAATCTCTACGGGATGTGGGATTGCGCGACGCCGAAGACAGTGAAATCTTTTCTGCTGCACGTGAAGCAAATGCCATCGTATTGAGCAAAGATTCCGATTTCGTGGAATTGGTTGAGCGATATGGCCCACCGCCTTCAGTCATCTGGTTGACCTGTGGAAATACCAGCAATGCCGCGATGAAAATCATCCTTCGGCATTCTCTAGAGCGTTTTAAATAA